DNA sequence from the Anaerosporomusa subterranea genome:
GAGACGAAGCTATCAGTGACTTCCAGGCGGAGAATCTCCTCAATTTTATTCTGGCTACAATTGGTCCGGCGATCTATAATCAAGCGATTGAAGACGCTTATACAGTGATGAATGAAAAAACTGAGGAGCTCTTTGGACTGCAGAAGCGGAGCCGCTAAGTGTATTATGTGGCGACGGCAATTACTGACCCAGGCGCCGCTCTGCGGCAGATTGCTGTAATGGAGGAAAGTGTCAATGACGTCCATTTTGTTCCTGGCGCCCTATCATAGCATGGCGGAATTGGCTGCCAGTACAGCCCGCCAATTAGGCGCTAATATATACATTGAGGTTGCCAAGGATACAGAAGCCAAGGCGGCTGTTGCGAAACACCCTAATGTCGGAGTGATTATTAGTCGCGGCGGCTTGGCGGAGGAAATCAAGTCAACGACAGGTGCGGGTGTTAGCACCGTCGAAGTCACTATGTCGATTAATGATTTGTTGAGTATTGTCAGCAAGCTGTCTGGTTTGGGCTTACGCCGAATCGGTATTGTCAGCCGGGCCAATCTGTTTGACGGTATTATCGGCGATTTCAATATTTCGGGAACTGACCTCTTTATCCGCTCCTGTCGGGATGAGCAAGAGATTGAGAAAACCGTGCGTTTCCTCCACCGGCAAGGAATCGAGGCAGTTATCGGCTGCCGAGCCGCTTATGAAACGGCGAAATTCTGCGGCATTGTGGCCGAATTTCTCGAATCAAGCGCAGTTTCCATCAAAAAAGCGATGGAAGAAGCGTTGCGGATTGTAGAGGCGACAGAACGGGACAAACTGCAGACCGCCCAACTCAAGGCGATTATTGACAACATCGAAGAAGGCGTCATTGCTGTCGATGACAGTGGAGAAGTCCGTTTCTATAACCATGCCGCCAGACGGATTTGCGCTCCGACGGGCAAGGGTTTGTCTGGCGAGCAGATTAGCGAACTGCTGCGCTATCGCAACCAGGAAAAGATTATTCCGATTAACGGCACTAGTGTGATTGCTAAGGTTATCCCGTTAGCGCTGAGTAAAAACAAGGGCGACGTCGTAACCTTTCAAGAAGTGAGCAGTATCCAGGCGGTAGAGCGAAAGATTCGCTTTTCTTCCTATGAGAAAGGCCTCTACGCAAAATTCACTTTTTCGGATATTATTGGCCAATCTGATAGCATGAAAAAGATGATTGGCAAGGCAAAGACCTTTAGCCAATATGATTCCAATCTATTAATCTATGGCGAGACCGGAACTGGTAAAGAAGTATTAGCCCAGAGTGTTCACAATAACAGCCCCAGAAGCAAAGGCCCATTCGTATCTGTCAACACAGCGTCGATCCCGCCTAGTTTGCTGGAAAGCGAACTGTTCGGCTATGTCGAAGGCGCTTTCACCGGCGCACGCAAGGGGGGCAAGCTGGGACTGTTTGAGTTGGCGCATGGAGGCACTATCTTTCTCGATGAGATTGGCGAACTGTCGCCAGAGATTCAAAGCCGGCTACTGCGGGTTTTGCAGGAAAAAGAGATCATGCGTATTGGTGACGACCGGATTATTCCGATCGATGTACGAGTTATCTCAGCGACGAATCGCGACTTATTAGAGTTGGTCAGAGAGGGAAAGTTCCGTCAGGATCTATTTTACCGGGTGCATGTGTTGGGTGTGAGGGTACCGCCACTGCGTGAGCGGACTGAGGATATTCCACTGATCTTTGAACACTATCTGACTCGTTTCACCAAAATGGCTAAGATGCATAAAAGCAAACGGTTTACATTGACACCTACCGCCATCAAAGCGCTTGATAGCTATCCCTGGCCAGGTAATATCCGCCAGTTGCGCAATGTAGCGGAAGTGATGGCCTGTAATTTGTCAGAGGGTGAGCTGATCGACCAGCAACAGATTATGGAGGTACTGGGAGAGCAGGAAACGCGGGTGGATGGTGGACGCTCGATCACGATTCGGGAGACGAATGATCTAAAGCAGATGGAAGCAGAGATCGTCCAGCAGCTATTGGCCCGTTGGGGGGCTGACGAGGTGTGCCGCCGACTCAACATCAGCAAGGTTACACTGTGGCGGAAAACAAAAGTATAATTTCAAATTTGAAAAACAAAATTTCATATTTGAAATAAAGTGAACAAAAAATTGCTTAGTCCAGGTCTATAAGGAGATTGCCGCGTCGTTTCGCTCCTCGCAATGACAGTCCGAAAAGGCTGTCATTGCGAGCGTAGCGCGGCGATCTTCTTTTTAAACAGACGTGCGTTGCTGATATTATTTCCCTGATAAGCCCAACTTGGCACACCTCTTGCATTATAGGAACCTTGATTTACAGTTTCGATAATATACGAGGAGGACGGAGAATGAATAAGAAATGGTTACTGATCGCTGTGGCTGTCGTTGTGATGGCTTCGCTGGTTCTCAGCGGCTGTGGCAGCAGCAAGCAAGACTCCAAGCTTAAGGCAGACGAGAAAATCGTCATTAAAATTGCCTATGGCAACAACGTGGGCGAGCCTAATGACAAAGCAGTCCGCGAGTGGGGCCGTCTGATGAAGGAAAAGAGCAACGGCAAAGTTGAGTTTCAGTACTTCCCAAGTTCTCAGCTGGGTTCCCAAAAAGACGTTACCGAGCAATTGACAATCGGCGCTAACGTCATCACCATCTCTGATGGCGGCTTCCTAATGGACTATGTGCCAGCATTTGGCGTCACCTACCTGCCCTACATCTATGACAATAAGGAACAGCTCTATAAACTGGTAGACAGCGATCTGTTCAAAGATCTGTCGAAACAGCTCGAAACTAAAGGTCTTTACATCGTCCATAGCAAATGGATCTATGGCAATCGCCACATTATCGCTACTAAACCTGTTACCAAACCGGAAGACCTGAAAGGCTTGAAAATCCGCGTTCCCAACATTCGTCTTTCCACCGAAATGATGAATTCGATGGGTGCTGTCGCTACTCCGATGCCGTTGGCTGAGGCGTATCCGGGAATCATGCAAGGTATCATCAATGGCGCCGAAAATCCGATTCCGGTTCATTTTGGCGGCAAGATGCATGAAGGTGCAAAATTCCTTAATCTGACCCATCACCAAGTCAATCTGTCTTCCTGGATCGCAGGTAAAAAGTTTATTGACAAACTGCCGGCTGATATCGTGAAAATGCTGAAGGAAACTGGCGAAGAAGCTGGCCGCTTCCTTGAGAAAGAAAACGAAAAGGCTGACAAAGAAGCTCTTGAAAAAATGAAAGCTGCCGGCGTAAAGGTTGTTGAAGTAGACCGCGCCGCATTCAAAGAAGTCATGAAGGATTTCCCGAAAAAGTTTAGCAAAGAGTTCCCGCCTGAGTTGATGGAAAAAGTATATTCCATTATTGGCAGCAAGTAATTAAAGTGCAATCAAACTCCGGCCCCGGTTTCATAACCGGGGCCGGAGTGCAAAGGAAGTGGAAAGTGTTGAAATTACTGCGTAATTTAGATGATATCGTTGGCATGTTTCTGATGGCATTTATCATACTGTTGGCTTGCGCCAATGTATTCATGCGCTATGTGGTTGGTAACCCCTGGGGCTGGGTTGAGGAAGTCACGATTTTCATCTTCGTGTGGCTGACCATGATTGGCGCGGCTTCGGTGATTAAAGCAGAAGGACACTGCAGCATCGACGTGTTAGCCAGAAAGCTGCCGCCAAAGGCCCGGCGCGTCCTGGATACGTTTGTTGACTTGTGTGTCATCGTCACTCTACTGCTGATGATATACTACGGAACAGAACTGACACTGTCAGCCGGCGGAAAAATCACTCCGATGCTAGGCATTCCCTATACCTATATCGATGCCGCAATTCCCGTATCCAGCCTGATCATGCTGTCCTACTACCTAAGGATTGCCTGGGATAACATCACCGGCAAAGGCCCAAATTCACAAACAGAGGAGTCACAATAATATGGCCATTTTAGCAGCAGCATTGATCATGTTGGCGTTGTTTGGCATCAATGTACCGGTAGCCTTTGCCATTACACTGTCAACGTTCGCCTACTTCTTTATTGCCAACGACCTATCGCCGGTTTTTGTTATTCAGCGCATGATTGGTGGCGCAGATAATGTGCCACTGCTGGCGATTCCTTTCTTCATGATGTTAGGATCAATATTAAACTATACCGGGATTACCACCCGCCTGTTAAAGCTGTCAGAACTATTATCAGGCCATTTGCGCGGTGGCTTGGCTCAGACTAACGTCGTGCTGGGCGCACTGATTGGCGGCCCCTCTGGCGCCGGTTTGGCTGATGCGGCGATGATCTGCAAGGTCCTGGTGCCGGAGATGGTGAAAAACGGCTATAGCCGCCCCTTCGCCGCAGCGCTAACCTCGGCCTCTGCTCTCTTAGGCCCGATTCTGCCGCCAGGCATTGGCCTCATCATCTACGGATTTGTCTCAGACACCTCTATTGGCAAACTGTTTCTGGGTGGTATGGGACCCGGGGTACTGCTGACCATTTTATTGATGGTCACGGTTGACTATATAGCCAAAAAACGCGGCTACAAGCCGACGCGCGATAAAAAACCTAGTATGAAGGAAGTCGTGGTGGCAACCAAAGACGCGGTCTGGGGCCTGATGTTGATGGTCATTATCCTGGGCGGTATTCGCTACGGAATATTCACCCCGACTGAAGCAGGCGCAGTCACTGTTATCTACTCGCTGATTGTCGGTATTGCCTATCGGGAAACAAAGTGGGCAGATATTAAACTGGCGCTGTTAGAGTCGGCGCGTGCGAATGGATCGATCATGCTGATTTTGATGGCTTCGGCCGGCTTTGCCTGGATTTTGACCTGGGAAGGCGTGGCTTCTGACGTCACTGGCATGATGACTGGTCTGACAACCAGCCCGGCTCTGTTCTTACTGATTATCAACGTATTCTTGCTGGTTGTCGGTATGTTCCTCGACGGCAATGCCGCGATTGTCGTGCTGACCCCGCTCCTGATGCCGACTGTACACGCCATGGGCATTGATCCAGTTCACTTTGGCATTACGATGATCTTTAACCTGTCGATCGGCGCCATTACGCCGCCGTTTGGCACGACTATGTTCTTGACCTGCAATTTATCCGGCGTCAAGCTTGATGACTATATGAAAGAAATTTGGCCGTTCTATGTAGCACTGCTGGTTGCATTGGCGGTTACGACTTATTATCCGCCGCTGTCATTGATATTGGCAGAACTCGTGAACTGATCAATTAAAGGGAGTTTAATGATGAAAGCAATTTGTCTACAGTCGCCTGGCGATATCCGGGTGGCACAAATACCTGATCCTGAGCAGAAGCAGGACCGGATTATCATCAAAGCGAAAAGCGTGGGCATCTGCGGCTCTGATATCGGCGCCTATCGCGGCGTGAATCCGTTGGTTAGCTATCCCCGTATTATCGGTCATGAAATTGCCGGTGAAGTGGTTGGCATCCCGGCTGACGAGAAAACATTTTCAGTCGGTGACCGGGTTATACTGGAACCATACGTCTATTGCGGGCATTGCTATCCCTGCAGCATCGGCCACACGAACTGCTGTGAGAATCTGACTGTGCTGGGAGTACACATCGATGGCGGTATGTCAGAGTATTTCTCCCATCCCCGGCAGCTCATACACAAGGTTCCTGATAACATTCCTTGGGCGCACGTTCCGATGGCTGAGCCACTCGGAATTTCGATGCATGCCGTCAACCGACCGCAGCTACAACAGGGTGAGCATGTTGTGATTACCGGCAGCGGCCCGATCGGACTGCTCGCGGCGCAAATGGCACTGACGATGGGCGCGATTCCGATCATGGTCGATTTGGTGGAGGAACGCTTGGCATTCGCGCGCAGCCTTGGCGTTGAGCATACTGTAAATCTTGCTGCTGTTGATGCAGTGGAAGCGATTAAGCAAATTACCGGTGGCCGGATGGCTGAGGTTGTCGTGGAAGCGTCAGGTTCGGAGAAAGCGATTCGCAGTGCTATTGATTATGTGTCTTATGCAGGCCGAATCTCGCTGGTAGGCTGGCCCAAGAATGAAGTGGCGCTGCCGACTGCTCTGTTTACGAAGAAAGAGCTTACCATCGTCGGCTCGCGCAATGCAGTGGGCACATTCCCGGCTTGCCTGCAACTGATTGCAGATAAGAAGGTCAATGTCGAACCGATCATTACAAAAGTGGTTTCTTTTGATGAAATTCCCGCCGCAGTAAAGGAACTTTCCGAGCATCCAGAGAAATATCTCAAAGTAATTGGAATGTTTTAGTAACTGAGAAAACTGCTATGTGTTTGAGGAGTCAGGGAATCGGAGAACGTTAACCGCAGAGTACGCGGAGGATATCGCAGAGGGTTATTGTTTTTTATAATAACTTGGCCTCTGCGTACTCTGCGGTAAAACGCAGCTTCGCCTCCCTGGACTGGGGATCTATATACTTAATATGGAGGAGGCTAAACTCATGACTAAACTTAGCAAAAGCATGCTCGCCTCGTATACGCCGCCTGCTGACCTGTCTGTATGGAACGATTCGGCCCAGTTGCCGGAGAAAGTGC
Encoded proteins:
- a CDS encoding C4-dicarboxylate TRAP transporter substrate-binding protein — translated: MNKKWLLIAVAVVVMASLVLSGCGSSKQDSKLKADEKIVIKIAYGNNVGEPNDKAVREWGRLMKEKSNGKVEFQYFPSSQLGSQKDVTEQLTIGANVITISDGGFLMDYVPAFGVTYLPYIYDNKEQLYKLVDSDLFKDLSKQLETKGLYIVHSKWIYGNRHIIATKPVTKPEDLKGLKIRVPNIRLSTEMMNSMGAVATPMPLAEAYPGIMQGIINGAENPIPVHFGGKMHEGAKFLNLTHHQVNLSSWIAGKKFIDKLPADIVKMLKETGEEAGRFLEKENEKADKEALEKMKAAGVKVVEVDRAAFKEVMKDFPKKFSKEFPPELMEKVYSIIGSK
- a CDS encoding sigma 54-interacting transcriptional regulator, yielding MTSILFLAPYHSMAELAASTARQLGANIYIEVAKDTEAKAAVAKHPNVGVIISRGGLAEEIKSTTGAGVSTVEVTMSINDLLSIVSKLSGLGLRRIGIVSRANLFDGIIGDFNISGTDLFIRSCRDEQEIEKTVRFLHRQGIEAVIGCRAAYETAKFCGIVAEFLESSAVSIKKAMEEALRIVEATERDKLQTAQLKAIIDNIEEGVIAVDDSGEVRFYNHAARRICAPTGKGLSGEQISELLRYRNQEKIIPINGTSVIAKVIPLALSKNKGDVVTFQEVSSIQAVERKIRFSSYEKGLYAKFTFSDIIGQSDSMKKMIGKAKTFSQYDSNLLIYGETGTGKEVLAQSVHNNSPRSKGPFVSVNTASIPPSLLESELFGYVEGAFTGARKGGKLGLFELAHGGTIFLDEIGELSPEIQSRLLRVLQEKEIMRIGDDRIIPIDVRVISATNRDLLELVREGKFRQDLFYRVHVLGVRVPPLRERTEDIPLIFEHYLTRFTKMAKMHKSKRFTLTPTAIKALDSYPWPGNIRQLRNVAEVMACNLSEGELIDQQQIMEVLGEQETRVDGGRSITIRETNDLKQMEAEIVQQLLARWGADEVCRRLNISKVTLWRKTKV
- a CDS encoding DUF2164 domain-containing protein, which encodes MEIVQLSRGMKQDVIEQIKRYFAAERDEAISDFQAENLLNFILATIGPAIYNQAIEDAYTVMNEKTEELFGLQKRSR
- a CDS encoding TRAP transporter large permease; protein product: MAILAAALIMLALFGINVPVAFAITLSTFAYFFIANDLSPVFVIQRMIGGADNVPLLAIPFFMMLGSILNYTGITTRLLKLSELLSGHLRGGLAQTNVVLGALIGGPSGAGLADAAMICKVLVPEMVKNGYSRPFAAALTSASALLGPILPPGIGLIIYGFVSDTSIGKLFLGGMGPGVLLTILLMVTVDYIAKKRGYKPTRDKKPSMKEVVVATKDAVWGLMLMVIILGGIRYGIFTPTEAGAVTVIYSLIVGIAYRETKWADIKLALLESARANGSIMLILMASAGFAWILTWEGVASDVTGMMTGLTTSPALFLLIINVFLLVVGMFLDGNAAIVVLTPLLMPTVHAMGIDPVHFGITMIFNLSIGAITPPFGTTMFLTCNLSGVKLDDYMKEIWPFYVALLVALAVTTYYPPLSLILAELVN
- a CDS encoding TRAP transporter small permease — its product is MLKLLRNLDDIVGMFLMAFIILLACANVFMRYVVGNPWGWVEEVTIFIFVWLTMIGAASVIKAEGHCSIDVLARKLPPKARRVLDTFVDLCVIVTLLLMIYYGTELTLSAGGKITPMLGIPYTYIDAAIPVSSLIMLSYYLRIAWDNITGKGPNSQTEESQ